A window of Microtus pennsylvanicus isolate mMicPen1 chromosome 16, mMicPen1.hap1, whole genome shotgun sequence genomic DNA:
gctgctcttgTTGGTGTGTGAACCTGGAAGAGCAGGGTCtaaaaatgaggcagactaaagAAAGCCTCAGCAATAGTAAATTTCATTAGAGCTCCATACAGTTTCTATCTGAGGGTTAAGGAGAGTCACTGAGTAAGGTGTACAATCTCAAGTTCAAGCCCAATGTGGCAAAACCACGTTTTTCCATAGAGGCACATGAATAACAACATCTAAAGTAAACTCGCGCCTACctgctacacctgggaggagcaTGAAAACACATCCCAAGAGCAGTTCGGTGTGAAAccgaggtcacaagactcttgttttgttttcttggagtgtTCCCACGACCGCTCACAATTCCCCTTGCAGGACTCCATTCGTGTACCAGTTCTGACACTCCTGTCACCTAGGCAGGCCTCGATCTTGTGtgattttctgtctttcctcagcctcccaactaactggaattacagctgtgGACTACCatgtctcttttgtttgtttgtttgtttgtttgggttttgagatgggatctcactaCACAGCccttgctgacctggaactcactctgtagacgaggctggccttgaactcacagagatccacttgctacTGCCGCCTTAGTCTGTGTTAAAAGGCGTGTACCACATGACCATCTACCATCATGTCTTTCAAAAAATGTTTCAGTGACCCCATTTCCCCTaactctgtcttcctcctctgtcctcatTGGGTCCCAGTGACCCCGTTTTCCCATGGCTAACTCTGTGTCCTCCTCTTCTCTGGAAGCTCTTCTGTACAGCCTGTCTCATTTCCTTCACCGTCCACTCTCCATCCTTTCCTCAGTCCAACCCACGTGACTTTCCATGTTGCTCCATGGAAGTGATCCTTCCCAAGACTGATCTTTGACCTCTGTCTTTTCCAGTTCCCACACCAGTTTGTTCTGACTTTGCTTGTCTTAggttcctttcctatttgtaccCTCGTGTTTTCCTTGAGTTGTCTGTTGCTCTAGCGAAGACTTCAAGCCCTGTATTGAGcaggtgtggagagagtggacaaatcagtgttttgttcctgatggtaGTGAAAATGCCTTGGGACTTGTTtgagagctgctgtggtcacctTCTCAGAGAAGCCTCCTTGGCACAGACAGAAATAGGGCACCCCGCGGTTTCCTAGTtttgttcttctttgaaattattCCCACCACGATACCTGATTCTTTTCTCCAACCAGTATTTACGGGTAACCTCATGTAGATCAGAAAGCAGGTCCTTCTTTTTAAGGAGTCTACATCTCAGAGGAggggaaaaagacagacagatcatCAGATTTGGGGCTGGGGTACTGTGATAAAGGGACATCAGGTGATGTGGTCATGTGATCGACACATGTATACAGGTGCAACGCGCGAGGGCTTTCATGAGTTGTCCCGGAAGCTGACACTTCACCCAGAGAATGATCCAGACTTGCCCAAGTCTAAAAGAGCCGATTCCTGGGCAGAATTCACAGCAGGACAAAGGCCCTGAAGCCAGCAGCTCAGAAAAGCAGGCCAACAAGACAGGAGAAtggcagggaggggcaggagtACTTGGGGAGAGACAAATATGGGAGGTGGGTGGGGTCAGAGCAGGTAGGACCTTAAAACACCTATCTATGAGACTTCCGTAGATtttctttgtggtgctggggaatcaaacctaggtcttgCTCATGCTGGGCAAACATTCCCCTGCAGAGCACATACACAGCCAATAGTGGGTTGAGAGAGGGAGGCTGCGTGGTTTGATTGATGGCTTCAGTCATTGCTGGTTTATGAGAATTACAGAGGGACCAGACTGAGAGCCGAGCGGGAGGAGCTGTGGCTGCACGTACCAGGTGTCGGCAGTTTGTGGCACTACATGGTTGGTGTAGCTGAGAGAAGTGGAACGGCCTGGAGACGGGTTTGGAGGCAGGCTGCTAGGACCCGCCAGTATATTAGATGTGCCGGGTTTCTGGAAGTGTGATTTAAGCACAGGagggcctcagcagctttccgaAGTAATGGGCGGGTGGTGGCGTTTATGGATGTGTGGATGACTTGGATGGTGGTGAAATGTCCTGTTGGAAGGAATCGAGGACACAAGAAGGTACTTTGGAATGTGACTGTGAAGGCCAGGGACGCAGCCACAATCTGGGGTCATTGTCTTAGGGCTGGGTGGTAGCTTAGTTGATGAACATGTGCACAAAGCCTCGGGTTGACCTTCATCACTGCAGAAACTGAACacggtagaggcaggaggagaatgCACTCAAGGCCATCGTTCCGGGGCAGCTGTGCTgtgagagactatctcaaaacaataGCAAGGACAACCCACTCCCCCGCCTTCACGTTTGTTCATTGTCTCATAAAGTTGCGAGGCCGGGCAGAGTGATCTAGAGTTGGAGTGCAGACACAGAGGAGAGCCCAGGGAGGGCCTCGGACACTGCAGAACTCAAGGGCTGGTAGAGGAAGAGCAGCcgtgtgaagaggaaagagggagcCGTAGAGGAAAGAACTTGCTAGAAGGACCATTTCTGGGAGGTGGGAGATCAGTGGTGGTGTACTGCCTAGAGCTCCTTGAAGGCACAGCCATAGAGGGGAGCATAACCTTGACTCTGGCTGCCCCATGGGGATGGGATAGCTAGAACACTTGGATGGCAGGAGATGAAGCTGAGCTGTCTTCATGCTGTGTGCTCGTCCCTAGTTCATTCCAGGGAGTAAGCAGGTTGTTGATGGTAAGTGTTCGTATGCAGGTTTAAATTTCACAGCGTGGTTTAGCAAGTAATGAACTGTTTCCCCCGTACTCGGTGTgcgtttaaagatttatttttatgtatgtgtgtgtgtgcctgcatgaatgtatgtgcatcgtgtgtgtgtgtgtgtgtgtgtgtgtgtgtgtgtgtagagcctacagaggccagaagagggcactggtctcatagaactgaagttacaggtgcttatgagctgcctgatgtgggcgCTAGAAACTGAGCCCAGGTTCTCCATAGTAGTGGTGAGCCATTTGAATTTCTGGGTCGTCCTTCCAAGCCCCACCACAGTGCTTTTCATCTTTGCCACCAGTTGCTGTTTATTTATCAGCTCAAGAAATATACGCGTGTCAGTTTTAACAACGACAACCAAAACATGGTGAGAAAGGCCATTCTGACTGGGCCACCATGATGCTTTGTAAGGGCTGTGCTGAGCCGGTTTCAAGCCGTGGTCTGCTGGTGCTTCTGTCTGAAGGTGTGTGCCCACCCCCACTCAGCTCCTCCACTGTCAGGTACGGGTGATCACAGAGTCCTACAGGGTCTCTGTGAGTGGTGAATGAACTGAGGTTCATCAGAGCCCTCTCTATGAAGTGACCCTCTTTTGgtattatttttgtaaaaaatcaCTGGATTAACTATCTCATGATTTGATTCTGAAGTCTCTTAGATCAGAGTATCGCAAGATTCCTGCTGATGTGGCCCTGTGTGAATGAATGGTGACGAGCCTCAGGGAGGGTGTGGCACCCAGGAGAGCGAGGCTTCTCTAGAAACTCAGAGGAAATTGGTTTCTTTGGCTTCAGTTTTTTATCTTCTCCTGATAAATATAACTGTTCCCTTAGAAACAAATAGTAGACTCTGGCCTGCTTAGTTGTTATTGACACCTTGACGCaaccctgggaagagggaatctcagttgaaGGGTTGCttcatcaggttggcctgtgggagcttgtcttgattgatgatgatgatgatgatgatgatgaggaggaggaggaggaggaggaggaggaggaggtggttgGGGGTCTAGACTATGAAAGAGAGCCACTGAGCATGAGccagagagaactggctcctccatggtttctgcttcagttcctgctctgactccgTGATGCactatgacctggaagtgtaagctctTGGTCATGGCATTTACCACAGCGCAGACTCCAGCCTATGACAGGCTCCCTGGCGTCAGTCCTGGCGAGGGTCAGTTGACTGCACACCTGTGCGCATCCACCGATTGCTACCTGATAAACTGTCCTCTTTGTGTTTTCCTCCAGGGTAAAAACCATGGCAAGAAACTCCGAAATTATTACGCAGCCAACAGCTGTCCTCCTCCAGCCAGGGTGAGCAGCGTGGTAGAGCCTGTAGCCACACCCCTCCTTCCTGTCCCGCCACAGGTGAGGCGAGCAGTGTGAAGAGGCTGTCACATGCATGTTGTCATGAGTGCTGGTCCTGTGACTCTGTCAGGGCCAGTCTGGGCGACAGCACCCTCGAAGGTTCttggtactcttttttttttttttaagattttatttatttatttatttcttatgtatacaacattctgcctccatgtatgcccacatgccagaagagggcgccagatctcattacagatggttgtgagccaccatgtggttgctgggaattgaactcaggacctctggaagagcagccagtgctcttaaccactgagccatctctctagcccggtTCTTGGTACTCTTAACCCCTTGAGCGGTGCCTGCCAGCACTTGACCCTCGAGATCTCTCATTGGACTTGACCGTGATGTGTGAGAGGATTGAAAAATAgttatgtctatttttatataGCTTTCAGAATTCTAGGTTAAATGACCATGTGATAGCTAGGCTTGGCCCTGGGGGAATaattgaagggctggagagatggctcagtggttaagggctcTTATGGCTCATGCGGAGGATCTGGATTCTGTTCCAagcgcccacatggtggctcacaactctctgtccCTCCAGTTCCTAGTCTGGTACATGGGATGCACAGAATACATGTAGATAACAATCTCATATGTATAAAGTCTAAAAAAATTTCCACTAAAATATTACTTATCTTGAATGCTTTTGATGCTGGCTTAAATCCTGCACACTAGATAAGTCTATAATTGGTTTTGTTCTAGTGCTGGGCCCTGGCCTCATTTAGTATTTGCCATTACTTGGAAGTGTTAGCCTTATTATTCAAAGCGTGGTCCATGGGCCAGCTGCATGGGCCTCATGGGGCTTTATTAAAAGCCTGGGAAAGCTGAGTAACTTTCCATGATGTCGCATAGCTTAAAATGTCGCAGAGCAAAAATTTTTTGTCATTTTAGTGTTCCCAACTACCACGGTATAATGTTACTTTCCTGAGTGTTTCTCTGCTGACAGTGTGTATAGGTGCCCCTGTTGGGCCCCCTCCCCAGACTTACAGAAGATAAGATATATTCATTGCAGCAGGGGCACTTGCAACCCAGTGGTTTTCACATTAGGGGTTCCTTCAGGGTAGGTGCTCTAGAGTCTCAGGCGGCTGTGCCCTTCCTCCTTGGGAAACAGCCCCACCCACCTTGTTTGTTTAGCACGAACCTCTGTGAAATATGAAGCTGTCGTGCCGTCCCCTGAGAGTCTTCTCTTCCAGGTCACACAGTGCTGCTCTAGATAAAGGTGTGGTTTCCACAGTCttaaccatatgatcatttttaGTCAAAATTTGCTTTGTAATAATTTCTGTTGGCCCGATGGAATTTAATCCTGACGGCGTTTGGTTTCTTTTACTTGTTATCTGGGTTtgctaagcccccccccccccccggttatTTACCCACACGTGGTGTGGAGAGTTTGTAGGACTGGAGCTTTCAAGACTTGGCAGCTTTAGTCTAGGCGGGCTGCTCAGTACACAGTTGGTGCTCAGTAAGTGTTTGCTGGTGGATTTGGAGCACACTTCCCCCTCTCTGGGAAGATTTTAGCCTTACTTACCGCCTCCTGCCCTAAATGTCCACACTTTGAAAACATTTCTTCAGTAGAGATAGCGTCATCCTAGGTGGTTCGTAGGGAGTTGGAATCTCCTTTGGCTCTGTTttgaaggatctgggaggagtggggaggtgtAACTGTCCTTCTGTGTCTTTACTGGCAGGTGGGCTCCGGCAAGCCAGGGGGGAGAGTGATCCTGGCCACAGAGAACGACTACTGTAAACTGTGCGACGCCTCCTTCAGCTCCCCTGCGGTGGCTCAGGCCCACTACCAGGGGAAGAACCACGCCAAGAGACTTCGTCTGGCTGAAGCTCAGAGCAACTCGTTCTCGTAGGTATTGCTGTCGTCTCTGAGACCAGATTGCTGTGGGAGAGCAACTGTGTCTACAGGAGGAGATGACAGGGAGCCCTGTTTGGATGTCTCACTcgtttcaaatttattttctccaggGACTCTGCAGAGGCAGGGCAGAGGCGGACCCGGAAGGAAGGGAGTGAATTTAAGATGGTGGCCACCAGGAGGAATATGTACACAGTCCAGAACAATTCAGGTATCCTGCATGCTCCCATCTACCTCGCAGGTGTCAACAAACCTGCAAACGATAGCAGTAGATAGCCCCAAGAAATTAGGTTAGTGATTGCTTTACCGAATTGCTCTGCTGACTGCCTACACTGTTTATTTCTGgtgttctttcttccttattcGGTATATTACTTACGTTGCTTTTAAACCTTAGTGTTCTATAATTCCTCTTATAAttcttggtttttaaaatatttgtcagAAGAAATATACAAAGCACATCAGATAATGGGCCTTTCAAGGGCTGGGAAGGTGGTGCAGtcatgcaagcttgaggacccgagttcaatcccaagcacaTATGGTAAAAACCAGACACAGCAGTTCACGCCTCTAGCCTCGGGTGGAGATggtgggtccctggagctcactggccaaacagcctagctgagtcagcaagctccaggggcAGTGAGATTGCATCTCAAAACATCAAGTGGAGAGAGCTTGAGGAAGACACTTGGTGTGCTCACACCGTGCTTAGGTCTCGTCTACTGGGGGAAGGGTGATTTTTGACCAGGTAGTGAATGACGGTTACCTGTGACGTTCTCGTGATGTGCACGTTCCGTGGGGAGCCATGTGTCTACGGAAGTGCTCTGTGTGCATCCTAGTCCGGACAGCCGCAGCCTTCAATAGCAGTGCCTGTTGGCACGaacagtaaaacaaaaccaaatttcaCTGGCTAACAAGAGATAGCTAGTGACATTACAGAGTGGTCTGAGTGCAGTCTCAATGCGTTACTAGTTAGGACCAAAGTCAACTAAAAGATAAAGATGGTGGGGCTGAATTTCAAAAACTAGGTGAGATGAAGGAGCCTCCCAGAGCTGTGTTAATGTCAAGGAAAATGTACTTTAGGGTGTGGGTGGCAGAGATTATGTTCTCTATGTAGagtattaaaaacacacacaaaaaaaacaacaacaaaaaataaacaaaaaaaataaataaaaatacagagacaGCTGGAGTGaagggtcttactatgttgccCACACTGGCTTCAGATTTgctacaatctttctgcctcagactcacaaGTGCTGAATTCCAGGCCCAAGCCACCGTGCTTGTTGGCTACAGTCTTTAAACACTCTACTTACTTTTAAGAGCCATAAGCGTTTAGAACCTGGGCTTGTCTCTGTAGACAGCACCCTGGCACTAGTTGGAGAATCGTTTGTGTTTATAGATTGAACTTATATATGCGCGTAGTTTAAAAAAGCAGTCCATTTTCCTCTCCTTTATTTAAAGTTAGAGTCTGAATTGgaatttagaattatttattaCAATGAGAACTGGTGGATTGTTTTTACCAAGTGGGcattctgagtgtgtgtgtgtgtgtgtgtgtgtgttacatgcgTGCAAAGGCATGTAAAGGTGTGTCCAGGCTAAGATCAATTTTGGGATATCTTTTTCTATTGTTCTGTAGCTATTTTTTGAGCTCACTGATCAACTGGGTTAGCTTGGTAGTGTGTCCCCacggtcctcctgcctccgccttcccagcactggggttacaggcacaggccacagtgcctggcttttctgtgggtgttggagagctgaactcagatccttcaGCCGTCTCCCAGCCCCTGATTATCTCACTTCCGCAGGTCCTTACTTCAATGCCCGCTCTCGGCAGAGGATCCCGCGAGACCTCGCCATGTGCGTGACTCCCAGTGGCCAGTTCTACTGTTCGATGTGTAATGTCGGCGCTGGTGAAGAAGTCGAGTTCCGGCAGCATCTGGAGAGCAAGCAGCACAAGAGCAAAGTGTCTGAACAGCGGTACCGGAGCGAGATGGAGAATCTGGGCTACGTGTAGCCATGGCCGCCCGCGCTCATGGAGAAACTGGTCCTGCCTGTTGTTTGCCTTCTGTCAGCCTGCCTTGCTTTGTGGTCCCCTTGATCCATACATTCCTCATTCCTCTGCTTAGGATGGGTATCTGCAGTGGTACCACGAGTACCACTCGGGGTGGGGTTTGAGCAGATGACGGGCTCTCCTGGAAAACACCGTACACACTGTCAAGCGACGTATAGTATGCGACCCACCTGCCCCGTCAGAAGTAACTTTTTATCTTGGCCAAGTTCTGTTTCACCAGGAGTAGCCTGACTGCTTAGAGCTATGACCATTTAAAAACGGCATCTACTTTTGTAATTTTAGTTTTATGCATATTAGGTGAAAAAAACTTGACTTCAGTTTGTCCTTCAGAGTATAGtaaaaagataaacagatttCCATTTCCTGATGTTCCTGGGGAGCCATCAACCCCAGTGTGGTGCCGGGCTAGTACATGTGCTGTTATGGTGTGTGCTTGGGTCTCTCGGCAACAGTTCGTCCGCTGTGGCGTGTCTCTCTGTAATTGACACGCAGGCTCTTTTGAATCCAGACACTTACAGAATGCGTAGGTTCTTTTGAAGCTGTGACTTTATCTCCAGTTGTGAattgcacacatttaatccccaCCTCCCCCCCCTACTTAGGTCAGTGTGTTTGCTGAGATCATCTCATGCCCTGGTTGGACTGTCAGTCTGGGACTCAGATTTGACTATCTAATGAGTTGAAGAtggattattcttttaaaaaatatattttcagatgATTCAAGGAAATGCATGGATGTGTTTGCGATTTCAATTTGGGAATTATATTTTCACTGATAATTGCGTCAACGCGTCATTGTCTGTGGCTTTTTGATGATTGTGTCCTGGCACCGTCCTGGCAGGTGACGGGCCCTCCTGGGAAATACCACTCTTTCTTCcgtggaaagttttttttttttaagctgatcAAGTTTCAGTGTCCTTTCCAGTAGAAAAAACACACAGTcgttgtgttttcttctttacctCCTTGAGAAGACTGAAAACACAGATGGCTGCGGTGTCTAATGACTCTATtgggattattattttttaaataaaaagccaTAGTGTATGTCTAGATCGGCTGCCGGAGTATTATGTGAACCCGTGTTCACCGTGTTtcctctgttttctatttttcttcatgtGCTAAGAGCAGTGTGCCTGTCTTCGTAGGGAAGCGTGACTCCGCAGAAGGTTTATATAGTAAGCGGTATTTTGCACTATGACAGATGCACATTTTATTATCGTGTTACTACTGGAAACCGCTGTGGGACCTTGAGAATTCTTCAGGCACACgggtggagaggaaggaagcGCTCACTTCTCCCCCTTTCCACTTTTGCTTCAGAACGGTTGAGACTCACAATTAAAGGTCAGTTTTATGATTAGCTTCTAGAACAGTACCCGGTTACTTTCTCCTGTTGAAATGATGGTCTCCTGAAACGTAGAGCTATTTGGTTAAAGTATTTCCCCCGCTTcgaaacagaagaaagagcagTGTTCCCTTGAGCTTTGATCTCCGTTTGCAGCTCCTCGTCCCAGAACCCCTCCCTCTGGGGCCATCTACAGAGCTGGTCAGTTTAGGAACATTTAGCACGTGTCTTGTTAGCCATTTGGTTCCTCATTTTGCTGCTAAGTATAATTCTTCAGTAGATTGAAGCATAGTGCCGGCCACTCGGTTCTGTGATTGTTTTAACAATCTCCTTTGCTCTCTCTGCAGgggtatgtatctgtgtatctctgtgttggTGTCTGAAGATACATGCTTCCTGCCCCCTAGTTTTATGTGATACCCCAGAGAGAATTTCACCTCATCTTTATCTCAGAATAACGTTGAAAGATTCTGGGTATagatttccattttataaaagtGACATTCATCTGCTCTGAAATTTTCCTTTGGGAATGAAGTCAAAGGATGTGTCTTCCCCCACTCTTCTATATACCCCTCATCCTCCTGTACATTTTCCTGAATGTACCCCACTCCTGTGAATTCCCCCTCTTCTGTATGTGCCCCCACTCTCTATGCCCCCCTCCTGTATGTGCCCTCA
This region includes:
- the Zmat3 gene encoding zinc finger matrin-type protein 3 isoform X2; the protein is MILLQQAGLPPPKRPSTSPPMSVAARSTRTLQLPPQKAFGQETSLPLAGEEELAKGGEPDSALEELCKPLFCKLCNVTLNSAQQAQAHYQGKNHGKKLRNYYAANSCPPPARVGSGKPGGRVILATENDYCKLCDASFSSPAVAQAHYQGKNHAKRLRLAEAQSNSFSDSAEAGQRRTRKEGSEFKMVATRRNMYTVQNNSGPYFNARSRQRIPRDLAMCVTPSGQFYCSMCNVGAGEEVEFRQHLESKQHKSKVSEQRYRSEMENLGYV
- the Zmat3 gene encoding zinc finger matrin-type protein 3 isoform X1; its protein translation is MILLQQAGLPPPKRPSTSPPMSVAARSTRTLQLPPQKAFGQETSLPLAGEEELAKGGEPDSALEELCKPLFCKLCNVTLNSAQQAQAHYQGKNHGKKLRNYYAANSCPPPARVSSVVEPVATPLLPVPPQVGSGKPGGRVILATENDYCKLCDASFSSPAVAQAHYQGKNHAKRLRLAEAQSNSFSDSAEAGQRRTRKEGSEFKMVATRRNMYTVQNNSGPYFNARSRQRIPRDLAMCVTPSGQFYCSMCNVGAGEEVEFRQHLESKQHKSKVSEQRYRSEMENLGYV